Proteins from a genomic interval of Neoarius graeffei isolate fNeoGra1 chromosome 24, fNeoGra1.pri, whole genome shotgun sequence:
- the LOC132872714 gene encoding protein shortage in chiasmata 1 ortholog isoform X3: MFSVVKYRAIDYNYEASERWRMTISSLTLPIPIQLDSSVYPHSGKLQDDSYRRPWRGSLGTPYEVECTGSALDYLKAKLCPVECVERFTVCTGELGEDVVPSSNPVSPRCVESQEALCLLNRGERAAEQDEWTETFTEVDVHSVYFTEQDLFLPEEVLISDNELKSYLPSLTTLLKRLKPYPVSDLLDPHQTGSLLPEHITIGEFSLYSAVPYDAVANCSAPQWDIEEFGKEDILDAEDLMLPDFIETDVLQNRKLISCHVLKLREALNVTPEPDGEHSSALDTLRRGVVTSSEWETFSAPVTDITDSASERTISPFPFRSCVELELNLILSPPPPPAAPPDRKLLLSTNQLSAETLSPGDKVLLLSDRERGVLEKDMWVAEKHLQCIARLLLAEPRIPAAPVRRQSLPELLSSLQAEPECDDMDGTRVSSLLPLMTPDPILTQALTVERHTAVNTHRPEVDMMEQFTPLSLTQIDELFGDSENVGTVESRATKTTVPACVRRSKTVTFNLPEHDSQKRSTANKDRALSKSSPAAHHLSARTTQTNPSDRSDNTAKHSSLLKSRPKPAPYCHAEKDTRTNKSFRFPQRTWSNSLNSSAHSHSVRGTDTTTGLLKSTSHTGANTLLTKGNQTEPINSNNNPNNVSTLAENVTLWMRNFKLHYNYTAKNAKLNTSTNTTVRTSSLNKISSESITIHRDLSVRCSAQRELRVEGRLENNTDHHDGLFTGSTPQNRKGSLPTPEHSHVYSHKATAAKQRLSTKPSHMRHQVSDNMTKKEDFIVQNVKMTFSYSATHTQPGPTNPTNHSRNLLPENKAKNAIVMKSLLTPLTRRGTVSHAPNASDTPNQNLRVTPTPSRSPHQGEARTSRSASRRRARGKKTRSSVRRPQDYLDPVSSFMMLRGVLRLPVGQRPEVTPLRTIVAEPSQKSMPKPTAGLYRMVTQQATEARKIPESSHPVLERSLCKTVHVPPTDTERGAYWELQALARPVLCRMLESGALRNTDFSSLSPEHTRFCLKQQEKLLSTGQGREREYNDVALLHILVTLKDLLLRCDLNTATNHLEKAHSTSTMDGLRELLRKFQVLQYLSRKWAEPQLRVQHLQGEISTWLLRTCFQKILIVTAVETVRAELVLALSKIPGNSVAALIPEQDSRVNIKNLTDRCVCVCARARVRVCKWICVYLCMYACVCVCVCSRCAVVCVQQLQRGFPWWRFSVVLEFQCVVDSAVRSICIKKKLHYTCFTTAAPCTDPDPSAVFCSPLDRVPFVLFITEGLLKRCDLLQLLESNMTLLERIHSPSLQRLGPTHLYDIITIDENTAILLQELGELEQEQAAERVVLRLSALSLQFSRCWVILHCSNHYRALMCGEVFSNMALIYSALVLFGQKSDGLDVKVLLAYNRAGIARCVRQVCLHTLLSSQRDVCSWLNREWFSVLPTEEEQCLLYFPSVNCVVAQLLLSRAPSLQWLLEASHTQLEEMFPEIKPSVFKIFGDSTATYRHSSAATQCEGEGIHIHYWGLDEDEPLSPTHSDPFLTHTPGPGTMGSAWFGAESKCLTSTHTQNLAEEQTQVAGDFGGGETDEQWTLEASSLSPSLSFSHTVPCTPFTQNPCPRLTPLLLPHQQRGSSSTVSERYTERKRPPRGAIHTGFPQCKRGRLLFERVPGRSGQTRLRKSFGGDGGDLDWLS; this comes from the exons GCTTCAGAAAGGTGGAGGATGACAATAAGCTCACTGACGCTCCCGATTCCCATCCAACTGGACAGTAGCGTGTACCCACACTCAGGGAAGCTGCAGGACGATTCGTACCGGAGGCCGTGGCGTG gaagtttgggcaccccgtaTGAAGTGGAATGCACAGGCTCTGCGTTAGACTACCTGAAGGCGAAGCTTTGTCCAGTGGAGTGTGTGGAAAG GTTTACGGTGTGCACGGGTGAGTTGGGAGAGGACGTGGTGCCGAGCTCTAACCCTGTGTCTCCGAGGTGTGTGGAGTCACAGGAGGCTCTATGTCTGCTgaacagaggagagagagcagCCGAGCAGGACGAATGGACAGAGACCTTTACTGAGGTTGATGTACACTCGGTTTACTTCACTGAGCAAG ATCTGTTCCTTCCTGAGGAGGTGTTAATCAGTGATAATGAGCTGAAGAGTTATCTCCCTTCTCTCACCACACTACTGAAAAGGTTAAAACCTTATCCTGTGTCAGATCTACTGGATCCCCATCAAACCGGATCACTGCTTCCTGAGCACATCACGATCGG GGAGTTCTCGCTGTATTCTGCTGTGCCCTATGATGCAGTGGCTAACTGTTCAGCTCCTCAGTGGGATATTGAGGAGTTTGGGAAAGAGGACATTCTGGATGCAGAG GATCTCATGCTGCCAGATTTCATTGAAACCGATGTGCTGCAGAACCGAAAGCTCATCTCGTGTCATGTCCTCAAACTGCGAGAAGCTCTGAATGTGACTCCAGAACCAGATGGAGAACACAGTTCTGCATTAGACACTCTTAGGAGAG GCGTGGTAACTTCATCAGAGTGGGAGACTTTCAGTGCTCCTGTGACTGACATCACTGACTCCGCCTCTGAAAGGACAATCTCTCCAT TTCCTTTCAGGTCCTGTGTGGAACTGGAGTTAAACCTCATTctgtctcctcctcctcctcctgctgctcCTCCTGACAGGAAGCTGCTTCTGTCCACCAATCAGCTCTCAGCTGAGACACTGTCACCTGGAGACAAAGT GCTCTTGCTGTCAGACAGAGAGCGAGGGGTCCTGGAGAAAGACATGTGGGTGGCAGAGAAACATCTTCAGTGTATAGCGAGGCTTCTGCtggcag AGCCACGCATACCTGCAGCTCCAGTGAGACGTCAGTCCCTCCCTGAGCTGCTGTCCTCTCTGCAGGCTGAGCCGGAGTGTGATGACATGGACGGAACCCGCGTCTCTTCACTACTGCCACTCATGACCCCTGACCCCATTCTCACACAGGCACTGACCGTAGAGAGACACACAGCTGTGAACACACACAGGCCAGAGGTGGACATGATGGAGCAGTTCAcgccgctctctctcactcagataGATG AATTGTTTGGAGACTCTGAAAATGTGG GCACTGTGGAGAGCAGAGCTACAAAGACCACTGTTCCTGCTTGTGTACGCAGGAGCAAAACTGTGACGTTCAATCTACCGGAGCATGATTCTCAGAAACGAAGCACTGCTAACAAAGACCGTGCGCTGTCAAAGTCAAGTCCGGCTGCTCACCATCTATCGGCCAGGACCACTCAAACTAATCCTAGTGACAGATCTGACAACACAGCCAAACACTCGAGTCTGCTGAAGTCTAGACCAAAGCCAGCTCCTTATTGTCATGCAGAAAAAGACACTCGTACTAATAAGAGTTTTCGTTTTCCTCAGAGAACCTGGAGTAACTCATTGAATTCAAGTGCTCACAGTCATTCGGTGAGAGGTACAGACACAACCACAGGTCTGCTGAAGTCCACATCACACACAGGCGCCAACACACTACTGACAAAAGGCAACCAAACAGAGCCGATTAATAGCAATAATAATCCAAACAACGTAAGTACTTTGGCTGAGAATGTGACACTTTGGATGAGAAATTTCAAACTGCATTATAATTATACAGCAAAAAACGCAAAGTTGAATACTTCTACAAACACCACTGTTAGAACGAGTAGTCTAAATAAGATCTCTTCTGAGAGCATTACCATACACAGAGATCTGAGTGTTCGCTGTAGTGCTCAGAGAGAACTGCGAGTAGAGGGCCGATTAGAGAACAACACAGATCATCATGATGGTCTCTTTACTGGGAGCACGCCCCAAAACAGAAAAGGTTCCTTACCAACCCCAGAACATTCACATGTATATTCCCACAAAGCCACCGCTGCAAAACAGCGGCTTTCAACTAAACCGAGTCACATGCGTCATCAGGTTTCTGACAACATGACTAAAAAGGAAGACTTTATTGTGCAGAATGTGAAGATGACTTTCAGTTATTCAGCCACACACACTCAGCCTGGTCCTACTAATCCTACAAATCATTCCAGAAATCTCCTTCCTGAGAATAAAGCCAAAAACGCGATTGTGATGAAATCTCTCTTAACCCCACTCACTCGCAGAGGGACAGTGTCACACGCTCCAAATGCTTCAGACACACCAAACCAGAATTTAAGAGTGACCCCAACACCATCCAGATCTCCTCACCAAGGAGAGGCAAGAACATCACGTTCAGCATCAAGGAGGCGTGCTAGAGGGAAAAAGACGAGGTCATCAGTTCGCAGACCTCAGGACTACTTGGACCCTGTGTCTTCCTTTATGATGCTGAGGGGTGTTCTGAGGCTTCCAGTAGGACAGAGACCTGAAGTGACACCACTGCGCACCATAG TGGCAGAACCTTCTCAGAAGTCTATGCCGAAGCCCACAGCTGGTTTATATAGGATGGTGACACAGCAGGCTACAGAGGCAAGGAAGATCCCCGAGTCCAGCCATCCTGTTCTGGAAAGATCCCTCTGTAAAACTGTACATGTGCCACCCACAG ACACAGAGAGGGGCGCGTACTGGGAGCTGCAGGCACTGGCCCGTCCTGTGCTTTGCAGAATGCTTGAGTCAGGTGCGCTGAGAAATACGGACTTCAGCAGCCTGTCTCCTGAACACACACGATTCTGTCTCAAACAGCAGGAGAAGCTGCTCAGTACAGGACAGG gcagggAACGTGAGTATAATGATGTGGCCTTACTTCATATCTTGGTCACATTAAAGGACCTGCTGCTCAGGTGTGACCTCAACACTGCAACAA atcatctGGAGAAAGCACACTCCACCAGTACAATGGATGGTCTCAGAGAGCTGCTGAGGAAGTTTCAGGTGCTGCAGTATCTAAGCAGGAAGTGGGCGGAGCCTCAGCTCAGAGTGCAGCACCTGCAGGGGGAGATCAGCACCTGGCTGCTGAGGACATGTTTTCAGAAG attctgATTGTGACGGCAGTGGAGACTGTAAGGGCAGAGTTAGTGCTGGCTCTTAGTAAAATACCAG GAAACTCTGTAGCTGCCCTAATACCAGAACAGGACAGCAGAGTGAACATCAAGAATCTtacagacaggtgtgtgtgtgtgtgtgcgcgtgcccgCGTACGTGTGTGTAAATGGATTTGTGTATACCTGTGCAtgtatgcctgtgtgtgtgtgtgtgtgtgtagtcggtGTGCTGTAGTGTGTGTGCAGCAGCTGCAGCGTGGGTTTCCGTGGTGGAGATTCAGTGTAGTGTTGGAGTTTCAGTGTGTGGTTGACTCAGCTGTTAGGAGCATCTGCATAAAGAAGAAGCTCCACTACACCTGCTTTACTACTGCAGCACCGTGTACAG aTCCAGACCCGTCAGCAGTGTTCTGCTCTCCTCTGGACCGTGTTCCTTTTGTGTTGTTTATCACAGAGGGTTTATTGAAGCGCTGTGACCTGCTGCAGCTGCTCGA GTCTAACATGACTCTCCTGGAGAGGATCCACTCTCCATCTCTACAGCGGCTGGGACCAACACACCTGTATGACATCATCACCATTGATGAGAACACAGCCATTCTGCTGCAG GAACTGGGGGAGCTGGAGCAGGAACAAGCTGCTGAGCGTGTGGTTCTGAGACTCTCGGCTCTGTCGCTGCAGTTCAGCCGCTGCTGGGTCATACTGCACTGCTCCAATCACTACAGAGCTCT CATGTGTGGTGAGGTGTTCAGTAACATGGCGTTAATTTACTCAGCCTTGGTGCTGTTTGGACAGAAGTCTGACGGTCTGGATGTTAAG gtgtTGCTGGCATATAACAGAGCAGGCATAGCACGGTGTGTGCGTCAAGTCTGCCTTCACACTCTGCTCAGCTCACAGAGAGATGTGTGTAGCTGGCTCAACCGAGAGTGGTTCAGCGTGCTGCCTACTgag GAGGAGCAGTGTTTGCTGTATTTCCCTAGTGTGAACTGTGTTGTAGCTCAGCTCCTGCTTAGTCGAGCTCCGTCTCTACAGTGGCTGCTGGAAGCTTCACACACTCAGCTGGAGGAGATGTTTCCTGAGATCAAACCTTCTGTCTTTAAG atctttGGTGACAGTACAGCTACATACAGACACAGTTCTGCTGCCACACAGTGTGAGGGTGAAGGCATACACATCCACTACTGGGGTCTGGATGAAGATGAGCCTCTCTCACCCACACACTCGGACCCtttcctcacacacactcctggGCCTGGAACTATGGGTAGTGCCTGGTTTGGGGCGGAGTCAAAGTGTTTGacaagcacacacactcagaatTTGGCTGAAGAACAGACACAGG TAGCAGGAGATTTCGGTGGAGGAGAAACCGATGAGCAGTGGACTCTGGAAGCATCGTCTCTGAGCCCcagtctctctttctcacacactgtTCCCTGCACACCGTTCACCCAGAACCCCTGTCCCCGCCTGACTCCTCTCCTCCTGCCCCATCAGCAGCGGGGAAGCAGCAGCACCGTGtctgagagatacacagagaggaAAAGACCACCAAGGGGTGCcatacacacag ggtttCCCCAGTGTAAGAGAGGGCGACTTCTGTTTGAGAGAGTCCCGGGAAGGAGTGGACAGACACGACTCAG gaaatcttttggtggagacggtggggacctcgactggctatcgtag
- the LOC132872714 gene encoding protein shortage in chiasmata 1 ortholog isoform X9 — MFSVVKYRAIDYNYEASERWRMTISSLTLPIPIQLDSSVYPHSGKLQDDSYRRPWRGSLGTPYEVECTGSALDYLKAKLCPVECVERFTVCTGELGEDVVPSSNPVSPRCVESQEALCLLNRGERAAEQDEWTETFTEVDVHSVYFTEQDLFLPEEVLISDNELKSYLPSLTTLLKRLKPYPVSDLLDPHQTGSLLPEHITIGEFSLYSAVPYDAVANCSAPQWDIEEFGKEDILDAEDLMLPDFIETDVLQNRKLISCHVLKLREALNVTPEPDGEHSSALDTLRRDDLWISVPAGVVTSSEWETFSAPVTDITDSASERTISPFPFRSCVELELNLILSPPPPPAAPPDRKLLLSTNQLSAETLSPGDKVLLLSDRERGVLEKDMWVAEKHLQCIARLLLAEPRIPAAPVRRQSLPELLSSLQAEPECDDMDGTRVSSLLPLMTPDPILTQALTVERHTAVNTHRPEVDMMEQFTPLSLTQIDELFGDSENVGTVESRATKTTVPACVRRSKTVTFNLPEHDSQKRSTANKDRALSKSSPAAHHLSARTTQTNPSDRSDNTAKHSSLLKSRPKPAPYCHAEKDTRTNKSFRFPQRTWSNSLNSSAHSHSVRGTDTTTGLLKSTSHTGANTLLTKGNQTEPINSNNNPNNVSTLAENVTLWMRNFKLHYNYTAKNAKLNTSTNTTVRTSSLNKISSESITIHRDLSVRCSAQRELRVEGRLENNTDHHDGLFTGSTPQNRKGSLPTPEHSHVYSHKATAAKQRLSTKPSHMRHQVSDNMTKKEDFIVQNVKMTFSYSATHTQPGPTNPTNHSRNLLPENKAKNAIVMKSLLTPLTRRGTVSHAPNASDTPNQNLRVTPTPSRSPHQGEARTSRSASRRRARGKKTRSSVRRPQDYLDPVSSFMMLRGVLRLPVGQRPEVTPLRTIVAEPSQKSMPKPTAGLYRMVTQQATEARKIPESSHPVLERSLCKTVHVPPTDTERGAYWELQALARPVLCRMLESGALRNTDFSSLSPEHTRFCLKQQEKLLSTGQGREREYNDVALLHILVTLKDLLLRCDLNTATNHLEKAHSTSTMDGLRELLRKFQVLQYLSRKWAEPQLRVQHLQGEISTWLLRTCFQKILIVTAVETVRAELVLALSKIPGNSVAALIPEQDSRVNIKNLTDRCVCVCARARVRVCKWICVYLCMYACVCVCVCSRCAVVCVQQLQRGFPWWRFSVVLEFQCVVDSAVRSICIKKKLHYTCFTTAAPCTDPDPSAVFCSPLDRVPFVLFITEGLLKRCDLLQLLESNMTLLERIHSPSLQRLGPTHLYDIITIDENTAILLQELGELEQEQAAERVVLRLSALSLQFSRCWVILHCSNHYRALLGAVWTEV; from the exons GCTTCAGAAAGGTGGAGGATGACAATAAGCTCACTGACGCTCCCGATTCCCATCCAACTGGACAGTAGCGTGTACCCACACTCAGGGAAGCTGCAGGACGATTCGTACCGGAGGCCGTGGCGTG gaagtttgggcaccccgtaTGAAGTGGAATGCACAGGCTCTGCGTTAGACTACCTGAAGGCGAAGCTTTGTCCAGTGGAGTGTGTGGAAAG GTTTACGGTGTGCACGGGTGAGTTGGGAGAGGACGTGGTGCCGAGCTCTAACCCTGTGTCTCCGAGGTGTGTGGAGTCACAGGAGGCTCTATGTCTGCTgaacagaggagagagagcagCCGAGCAGGACGAATGGACAGAGACCTTTACTGAGGTTGATGTACACTCGGTTTACTTCACTGAGCAAG ATCTGTTCCTTCCTGAGGAGGTGTTAATCAGTGATAATGAGCTGAAGAGTTATCTCCCTTCTCTCACCACACTACTGAAAAGGTTAAAACCTTATCCTGTGTCAGATCTACTGGATCCCCATCAAACCGGATCACTGCTTCCTGAGCACATCACGATCGG GGAGTTCTCGCTGTATTCTGCTGTGCCCTATGATGCAGTGGCTAACTGTTCAGCTCCTCAGTGGGATATTGAGGAGTTTGGGAAAGAGGACATTCTGGATGCAGAG GATCTCATGCTGCCAGATTTCATTGAAACCGATGTGCTGCAGAACCGAAAGCTCATCTCGTGTCATGTCCTCAAACTGCGAGAAGCTCTGAATGTGACTCCAGAACCAGATGGAGAACACAGTTCTGCATTAGACACTCTTAGGAGAG atgatTTATGGATATCTGTTCCTGCAGGCGTGGTAACTTCATCAGAGTGGGAGACTTTCAGTGCTCCTGTGACTGACATCACTGACTCCGCCTCTGAAAGGACAATCTCTCCAT TTCCTTTCAGGTCCTGTGTGGAACTGGAGTTAAACCTCATTctgtctcctcctcctcctcctgctgctcCTCCTGACAGGAAGCTGCTTCTGTCCACCAATCAGCTCTCAGCTGAGACACTGTCACCTGGAGACAAAGT GCTCTTGCTGTCAGACAGAGAGCGAGGGGTCCTGGAGAAAGACATGTGGGTGGCAGAGAAACATCTTCAGTGTATAGCGAGGCTTCTGCtggcag AGCCACGCATACCTGCAGCTCCAGTGAGACGTCAGTCCCTCCCTGAGCTGCTGTCCTCTCTGCAGGCTGAGCCGGAGTGTGATGACATGGACGGAACCCGCGTCTCTTCACTACTGCCACTCATGACCCCTGACCCCATTCTCACACAGGCACTGACCGTAGAGAGACACACAGCTGTGAACACACACAGGCCAGAGGTGGACATGATGGAGCAGTTCAcgccgctctctctcactcagataGATG AATTGTTTGGAGACTCTGAAAATGTGG GCACTGTGGAGAGCAGAGCTACAAAGACCACTGTTCCTGCTTGTGTACGCAGGAGCAAAACTGTGACGTTCAATCTACCGGAGCATGATTCTCAGAAACGAAGCACTGCTAACAAAGACCGTGCGCTGTCAAAGTCAAGTCCGGCTGCTCACCATCTATCGGCCAGGACCACTCAAACTAATCCTAGTGACAGATCTGACAACACAGCCAAACACTCGAGTCTGCTGAAGTCTAGACCAAAGCCAGCTCCTTATTGTCATGCAGAAAAAGACACTCGTACTAATAAGAGTTTTCGTTTTCCTCAGAGAACCTGGAGTAACTCATTGAATTCAAGTGCTCACAGTCATTCGGTGAGAGGTACAGACACAACCACAGGTCTGCTGAAGTCCACATCACACACAGGCGCCAACACACTACTGACAAAAGGCAACCAAACAGAGCCGATTAATAGCAATAATAATCCAAACAACGTAAGTACTTTGGCTGAGAATGTGACACTTTGGATGAGAAATTTCAAACTGCATTATAATTATACAGCAAAAAACGCAAAGTTGAATACTTCTACAAACACCACTGTTAGAACGAGTAGTCTAAATAAGATCTCTTCTGAGAGCATTACCATACACAGAGATCTGAGTGTTCGCTGTAGTGCTCAGAGAGAACTGCGAGTAGAGGGCCGATTAGAGAACAACACAGATCATCATGATGGTCTCTTTACTGGGAGCACGCCCCAAAACAGAAAAGGTTCCTTACCAACCCCAGAACATTCACATGTATATTCCCACAAAGCCACCGCTGCAAAACAGCGGCTTTCAACTAAACCGAGTCACATGCGTCATCAGGTTTCTGACAACATGACTAAAAAGGAAGACTTTATTGTGCAGAATGTGAAGATGACTTTCAGTTATTCAGCCACACACACTCAGCCTGGTCCTACTAATCCTACAAATCATTCCAGAAATCTCCTTCCTGAGAATAAAGCCAAAAACGCGATTGTGATGAAATCTCTCTTAACCCCACTCACTCGCAGAGGGACAGTGTCACACGCTCCAAATGCTTCAGACACACCAAACCAGAATTTAAGAGTGACCCCAACACCATCCAGATCTCCTCACCAAGGAGAGGCAAGAACATCACGTTCAGCATCAAGGAGGCGTGCTAGAGGGAAAAAGACGAGGTCATCAGTTCGCAGACCTCAGGACTACTTGGACCCTGTGTCTTCCTTTATGATGCTGAGGGGTGTTCTGAGGCTTCCAGTAGGACAGAGACCTGAAGTGACACCACTGCGCACCATAG TGGCAGAACCTTCTCAGAAGTCTATGCCGAAGCCCACAGCTGGTTTATATAGGATGGTGACACAGCAGGCTACAGAGGCAAGGAAGATCCCCGAGTCCAGCCATCCTGTTCTGGAAAGATCCCTCTGTAAAACTGTACATGTGCCACCCACAG ACACAGAGAGGGGCGCGTACTGGGAGCTGCAGGCACTGGCCCGTCCTGTGCTTTGCAGAATGCTTGAGTCAGGTGCGCTGAGAAATACGGACTTCAGCAGCCTGTCTCCTGAACACACACGATTCTGTCTCAAACAGCAGGAGAAGCTGCTCAGTACAGGACAGG gcagggAACGTGAGTATAATGATGTGGCCTTACTTCATATCTTGGTCACATTAAAGGACCTGCTGCTCAGGTGTGACCTCAACACTGCAACAA atcatctGGAGAAAGCACACTCCACCAGTACAATGGATGGTCTCAGAGAGCTGCTGAGGAAGTTTCAGGTGCTGCAGTATCTAAGCAGGAAGTGGGCGGAGCCTCAGCTCAGAGTGCAGCACCTGCAGGGGGAGATCAGCACCTGGCTGCTGAGGACATGTTTTCAGAAG attctgATTGTGACGGCAGTGGAGACTGTAAGGGCAGAGTTAGTGCTGGCTCTTAGTAAAATACCAG GAAACTCTGTAGCTGCCCTAATACCAGAACAGGACAGCAGAGTGAACATCAAGAATCTtacagacaggtgtgtgtgtgtgtgtgcgcgtgcccgCGTACGTGTGTGTAAATGGATTTGTGTATACCTGTGCAtgtatgcctgtgtgtgtgtgtgtgtgtgtagtcggtGTGCTGTAGTGTGTGTGCAGCAGCTGCAGCGTGGGTTTCCGTGGTGGAGATTCAGTGTAGTGTTGGAGTTTCAGTGTGTGGTTGACTCAGCTGTTAGGAGCATCTGCATAAAGAAGAAGCTCCACTACACCTGCTTTACTACTGCAGCACCGTGTACAG aTCCAGACCCGTCAGCAGTGTTCTGCTCTCCTCTGGACCGTGTTCCTTTTGTGTTGTTTATCACAGAGGGTTTATTGAAGCGCTGTGACCTGCTGCAGCTGCTCGA GTCTAACATGACTCTCCTGGAGAGGATCCACTCTCCATCTCTACAGCGGCTGGGACCAACACACCTGTATGACATCATCACCATTGATGAGAACACAGCCATTCTGCTGCAG GAACTGGGGGAGCTGGAGCAGGAACAAGCTGCTGAGCGTGTGGTTCTGAGACTCTCGGCTCTGTCGCTGCAGTTCAGCCGCTGCTGGGTCATACTGCACTGCTCCAATCACTACAGAGCTCT CCTTGGTGCTGTTTGGACAGAAGTCTGA